TGCACGATATCGGTAAACTTTTTGTACCAAACGCTATTTTGGATTTCAATGGCAAACTTGAAAGTATAAACTGGCTTGCAATGAAATCACATGCTTATTATACTTTTTCTTTTTTGACTAAACTGAATTTAGATAAACAAATCATTGATATTGCTTCACACCACCACGAATACTTAGATGGCAGCGGCTATCCGTTTGGCTTAGATAAAACTCAACTATCTGTATTTGACCAAATAATGGCAGTTGCAGATATATATTCTGCTCTAAGACAAATTAGACCATACAGACAACATTCACTTGATCACAACCAAGCATTGGAAATATTGTATGACTTATCAAATAAAGGTAAAACTAGCAAATTTATAATAGATGCAATACCTTTATCAATAAGATTATGGCGTTATTAGTTTGACATACAAAAGTCAAATATTGCCATTCTTACAAATACGCCATTTTCAACCTGTTTTGTAATAAGCACGTTTCGATCTATATAAACAGTTGAATCTAGCTCGACATCCCTGTTTACCGGTCCTGGGTGCATAATATAAGCACCAATGGGCTCTTTTATGCCAAAAAATTTATTATATTCGTCAAGTGAAGGTATATTTACACCACTTTTTCTTTCAAGCTGTATGCGCAAAAGTATAACAAAATCTTTGTTTGAAATTGCTTGTTTTAAGTCTTTTTCTATTTTTATATCTATATTTTGAGGTAAAAATGTGTTGGGTCCATAAAAACTTAAATCCCAGTTAAACATTTTTGCTAAATACATGTGGCTTCTTGCTACACGTGAATTAATTATATCACCAATTATACATACTTTAAGATTTTCTATATCTTTTTTGTGCTCATACATTGTCATCAAATCAAGCAATGCCTGAGAAGGATGTTCATTTGTACCATCCCCTGCATTGATAACATTAGCTTGAGTAAATTGACTTATATAATAAGCAAAACCAGAGTAAGCATGCCTTGTTACAAAAAAATCTGGGTGCATAGCGTTTAAGTTTGTAATTGTATCTATCCAGTTTTCACCTTTTTGCAAGCTTGACTTTGTATAATCAAAATTTACAACCCTTGCGCCAAGCTTTAGCGCGGCAATCTCAAACGAAGTTTTTGTCCTTGTGCTATTTTCAAAAAACATGTTTACAACAATTGCATCT
The DNA window shown above is from Desulfurella sp. and carries:
- a CDS encoding HD domain-containing phosphohydrolase; its protein translation is STLMDSFLIMLNNIEEIRYFLPMFVEDRFIVLDDAQLMILAKEIAKNFIDKKSKFTLTHSIDVAHTASSIARNLSFTEKDCELLLTAGYLHDIGKLFVPNAILDFNGKLESINWLAMKSHAYYTFSFLTKLNLDKQIIDIASHHHEYLDGSGYPFGLDKTQLSVFDQIMAVADIYSALRQIRPYRQHSLDHNQALEILYDLSNKGKTSKFIIDAIPLSIRLWRY
- a CDS encoding aspartate carbamoyltransferase catalytic subunit; this encodes MHCLGLKYFNKNQVESILEKAVYFKSTKNYTKSLQDAIVVNMFFENSTRTKTSFEIAALKLGARVVNFDYTKSSLQKGENWIDTITNLNAMHPDFFVTRHAYSGFAYYISQFTQANVINAGDGTNEHPSQALLDLMTMYEHKKDIENLKVCIIGDIINSRVARSHMYLAKMFNWDLSFYGPNTFLPQNIDIKIEKDLKQAISNKDFVILLRIQLERKSGVNIPSLDEYNKFFGIKEPIGAYIMHPGPVNRDVELDSTVYIDRNVLITKQVENGVFVRMAIFDFCMSN